A stretch of DNA from Triticum dicoccoides isolate Atlit2015 ecotype Zavitan chromosome 2A, WEW_v2.0, whole genome shotgun sequence:
TCAGCCGCCGCTCGCTCCACGAGTGGGAGGCTTATCTCTTCTTCGAGGCGAACATTCCGGCACCATCAGACATGCGCGTCGGGCCAACGGGGTGAAGACTCAGCGCCGGTGGAGTCCCCATTCCCCCGGTGCCTGACGTCGACGCGCGTCCCGGCCTCTTCACCACCGAGGTCGACCGCATGCGGGCGTCGCTGACAGAGGAGCAGCGCGCCCTCCCGCAGTACGGCGCCGACACCCATGCGtcgtgggcggcgtacttccagcgCCGGTAGGCGCAGCAACTAGCGTCCACCAACGAGGAGCCGGTGGTGGGGGCGTCAAGAACAACGAACAACGAGGGACGACAGCGAGGATGACGCGCTGCCACCACCGGTCCGCCAGGGGTCCAGTAGGGGTGGACGCGTGAAGGAAGAGAAGAACGACGAGGacaacggcggcagcggcggcaacgGCAGCGACTTCGCCTCTCTCGGCGCCTTATTCAGCCTGTAGTCGCGTTTATTTTTTTAAGTCTTTTATCTATGTAAAAAATTATTTCAGTTCGCCAAAATAATGCACTGTTTCACCGAATATTTGTCCCATTCGCCGAATTTTAGTCAAATAaacgttcaaaaaaataaaaacaagcgTATGTGGCCGACCCTGAGGCGTCGGTTAGGAACTCAACCGCTCCAGGCCGATTTTACCACCGGTtcaccccaggcggcgatttttcaAGCCGTCTAGGAGCCAACGGCTCGAGATGCTCTAAGCAACTACTGTCGGCACGGGAGGCGATGACACCGCCGCGGCAGAGACAGATAGAGGGGACTGGTTCAACCTGCAGTGCGGCTGTGCCTGAGGTGCGGCCGGGTCTGACGGTACGGCAAGCCGAGCCGAGCCGTGCGGCCGGAGCATCTCTGGCCGGTCGCCCACCGCGCCCGGACGTCCCTCGTGCGCACACCGGAACTCGACGTGCAACGCCGCCGCAACCTCACGCAACAGCGACGCCTCACTCACTATATATTACCATTTCAAACGCGTCCAGATATATCCTCATAAAAGTCGGATAACAAAGCCCGACCGGCAACAGCGACACCGGCGACCGTGCGCCACCTTCCGATCCGGTCAGGGGTGTGGCCGAGCTAGCCTAGCCACCGTGGCGTTGGCCGTTGGCTTTGGGGTGCATGAAGCTAGCTAGCTACTGCAGCGGAGACTCGGTCCAACGGCCGTGTACTGCTCGTACGTCCACCGGGCGGGTCCCCGCACGAGAGGAAGTCTGCGGCGAGATGTCACGCTAATCCCAGCGACTGGACTACATATCACCTGCCTGCTCGATCGTTTCCCAGTCTCGGAACTTCGTCCACTACTTCCCGCCCATGTCGTCGTAAGCTTTCTTGCAGCGATGTCGTCCACAGGCCGGTAGCCAGGAATCGGGCTCATCAAATAAGCGGCACGCGACGCCGTTTCGTTCCGCACGTTGAATCACTTATACCGCGCGCGTGTTTTTTGCACCTTCGTTGAAGCGTCCGGATCGGCTGCGCTCACGTAAAAAACAGTATTTTTCCATCGCAAATTTTATATCACGCGACTGTTAGAGATACTTTAAGAGATCTATTGTCGGACGCTTCAGACCGGTCTCAAACACTTGGATGGGACGGATCGGTCATTGACCGGTCAAAAAAACTAAACTCATCCGAGCGTCTCAAACCGGCTCCAAACGGCCGCGCTGTCCGGCACCTCTCATATCAAGTCCAAATTTATGACGAATATGGGTCGGTCCGTGCACGCCAGGCACGTCAGCCTAGCCCACGCTCGCCCCCCACAAATATTTCATATCTAGCCTAAATCTAGGGTGGTCTGGGCACGCCTGCCACATTGGCCTGGCCCACCCTCGcccgaactctctctctctctctctctctctctctctagccagcACCGCCAGCAGTGTCACCTCTGGTGGCAGATCAAGCGGGTTCTACAACTGGTCGAGCCCGTTGCGCAATGCGGAGCCCGGCGATGCGGAGGAGGTCGCCCTCCGCATTGCTATGAGGCAGTCGCTGCTCAAACAAGACGGTGACAGCTCCGGTTCCGCGGCGCCCGTTGCACATCGACGCAGCCCCGACGACGTCGTCGAGCCGTCCCGACGGTCGGACAGCTCCGGCCGCTCCACCCTGCTTCCTCGGCCTTCCAGGTACAACGCCGTCCACCGCAGGTTGAATCTGCTCTGGAAGGGGTACCCGGGCACCGGTGGGACCTCATGCCTGCGCCGACGCCGGCGCGGATGAGGACGCCCAAATCTAAGGCACGGGCAAAGCGCCAATAGGCGAGGAagagggcggcggcgaggaaggtgcTTGCCGCGCGGAGGGAATGCGCGAGCACGTCGGTGGATCCCGAGGTCGCACTTCTCGTGTGCCACTCCCTCATGACGGCGAagatggatgtgtggcggctccgtTGCAAAATGGCAACATACTCTGGCTCGCAATCTAGTTATCGGAGCGTGAGgcatccaagggggcggcggccaaggcgaAGACGGCCTGGCATGAGAGGGAACAGGACCATCTGGTTCGGAGGCTGTCAGGACAAAGGTGCTCCGACAACTTTGACCCGACGGACGGCTCCAGCTTCTGCTCGGACGACGATGCGCTGCCGCACGTTGACGCGTACACGGAGGGGTAGAGCAGCGCCGGCGACCGCAAGGGAAAGGGTGCGGTGAGGAAATGGTGATTTCCTCCGCCCTTCTCCGTTTATCCATGTTTTATTAATGTTTTTATAAATTTGTAGTATGAATTGACATTGTCCACCGATGAACTTTGATCATTTTGTCCGGCGATAAACTATGGAGGATGGATTAAGCGTCTTCGCCGTGTACGTAGCGTTGCATGGGGTTGCATAGGTTTTTGAGGTTTCGGATATAAAAGACGTTTCTGTAGGAGCAAACATATGAGACGTGCCCGGTTACTATTTAGACGCGTCCGCGCAAGTTTAAGGAACTAGATTTGCTAACCGCGGGCGTAGATGCTCTAAGCGAACATGGCGTTGGCCGTTGGCGTCGGGGGCGCATGAAAGCTGCTACAGCCGAGACTCGGTCCAACTGCCTCGTACTACCAGTACGTTCCCCGGGCGGGGCCCCCTCACGCAAGGAAGTCCGCGGCGAGATGTCACGCTATTCCCAGCGACTGGACCACATATCACCTGCCTGCTCGATCGCTTCTCAGTCTCAGAACTTCGTCCACTACTTCCCGCCCATGTCGCCGTAAGCTTCCCTGCAGGCTGCAGCCATATCGTCCACAGGCCGGTAGGCAGGAAAATTTCAGCAGCTCGGTGTCGATAGATTCCGTGCGATACAAGACTagacgacgacgacaacaacaacaacaactagtcACTCAATCAGTCAGTCGCCTCAAGCTTTCTTCAAAGTTGCACCGGCGCTagccctttctctttcttctgcggtGTGTGCCGCCGGCCGGCGATGAGGTGGTGGGAGAGCGTCAAGAGCCTGTTCGCCGACGGCGGCAACCTCGGTTGCCTGTCCTGCGTCGGGAGGAAGGCGCCCGAGGATCTCCACTCCTACCCGGTGGAGCCCGGTAATTAAGTGATCCAGTCATCCAGagttcttcagctgctccatctgtCTCCCAAGTAGGAGTATATAATTCTGTTTCCGTCGTGTCCAGCGAAGCGGAAACGATCGCGCGGCGCCgctccggcggcggaggaggagccggGCGCCAtcgaggtgccggcggtggcgctccGGGAGGTGAACGAGCTGACCGGCTCCTTCGACAGGGAGAAGCTGATCGGGGAGGGGTCGTACGCCAAGGTGTACAAGGTGACGCTGCGGAGCGCGAGGCTCGCCGTGGTGAAGAAGCTGGAGAAGGCGTCCAAGCACGCCTCCAACGACGTCTTCCGCCGGCAGCTGGCCGTGGCGTCCAGGCTGCGGCACGAGAGCTTCGTCCGCCTGCTCGGCTTCACCATAAGCGGCGACCTCCGCGTGCTCGTCTACGGGTTCGCCACCATGGGCACCCTCCACGACGCCCTGCACGGTACGCACGCACGACCTGCAAAAGCCCACGCCATTATCGACCTCGAGCTATGCACTGACTGTCTGACACGCGACGCCATGGATGGCAGGGCCGAGGGAGGGCGTGGGGGCgcgggaggaggtggaggagaggcCGGTGCTGAGCTGGGCGCACCGGGTGCAGATCGCGCTGGACGCGGCGAGGGGGCTGGAGTACCTGCACGAGAAGGCGTCGCCGCCGGTGGTCCACAAGGACGTGCGCTCCACCAACGTGCTGCTCTTCGACGGCATgagggccaagatcgccgactacaACATGTTCAGCCAGGCCGCCGACATGGCGCGACTCAACCGCTCCACGCACACGCTCGGCTCCTTCGGCTACCAGGCGCCGGAGTACGTGCCTTAACCCTACATCATCTCATCTCGCCGCCGGCGTCCTTGTTAATTGATTGTTATTACTAGCCCACGTATTCGAATTTGACGAACGTGTCCATTGCTTAATTTGCTTGGTTTCTGATGAAAAACTGAATGCTGATTTGACTGGGCATTCAGGTACGCGATGAGCGGTCAGATGACGGACAAGAGCGACGTGTACAGCTTCGGCATAGTTCTCCTGGAGCTGTTGACGGGCAGGAAGCCGCTGGATCGGACGTTGCCGCAGGGCCAGCGCAGCCTAGTCAACTGGGTGAGCAATGCttctcagtcccataatcatcctgCCCGTTTGCCAAGCTAAGAAATTGCCAATAATCAATTGGTGAAAAGGTTTAACAGACACTTGATGGTTGATGCAGACTAATCATTTTTTCTTCTTTCTGATCTATCAAACAAACTATAACATCAGTTCAAGTTAATCTCTTGTTCTTTTTCCTTTGCATAGCTTCTAACTAGAATTGACAAGTTTTACTAGTACTAAAAAAAAGAACAATGCAATTACCACCCATGCAGAACATTCTCAAAGGATCCAACTAGCTTCTAAACAAGACAGAATTAAGTTACCGTGGCAAACACATTTGCGTTTTCCATTCCGTTCTCAAACAAAGTTTGATGGGCCTCCTGCTCCTACCGATGCACCTGCAGGCATCTCCGCTGCTGACTGAAGACAGAGCTCAGGAATGCATCGACCCGAGGCTCGGCGACAAGTACCCTGCCACCGGAGCGCTCAAGGTCTCTCCACACGGTTTCATCCCGCATTTGTGTACCTGAATCCATCGCCCAATGTAACAAACCCTGCAAAATTTGGTTGGTGTCCCTTGCAGCTAGGGAGGATCGCAGTGCAGTGCCTCCAGTATGACCCAACCTACCGGCCGTCCATGGGCACCATCGCCCGCGTGATCAACTACGCCGTCGTGCGGGACCAGCAGGGCGTGGTCTGATGTTTGTGACGATGTGCGCGTGCCGGTGTACGTGTGGGGAGAAGTTGCTGCCGTTGCCGGGTGTTCTTCCTGCGAATCACCGTGCATGCCGTTGcctgtactagtactactgtaactTTTTTGGAAGTTATGTGCTATCTGAACTTCGTAAGCTTGCAAGCCATGTTTGAGTAGCAGTTCTTGCCATGCGAGAAAACCCTGTAGCCCGTCGACAGAAGCATTCTATTTATTCATGCTCATTTCTTGAACACACGCACAagcatacttcctccgttcctaaatatttgtctttctagacatttcaaacggACTACCACACACGGATgcgtatagacatattttaaagtgtagattcactcattttgctccgtatgtagtcacttgctgaaatatctagaaagatgaatatttaggaatggagagagtagatGATAGGGgtactattttttcttcttctgtttttGCGTCAAGAAATATTTGTGGGCACATAATAAACAGAGCGCTGAGCTCGTCAGGGAAATCTGACATGCAGCATTTAATAATGGCGAGTACATATGGATATACCGTTGATACAACATTGAGCACACCAGTTTAGCCAAAAGGCGCATGAGAAAAACTATCGTATATAATCAGTGAATTTGTATGGAATAAGTAATGTGTACCACCCCCTCATTTGTCGCCCCCAAAAAAGTTGGgggtcaaaaaagaaagaaagaataggATGGCCTCTTACATAtaaatatttcttttccttttacaGTTTACAAGAGCATTTGGTTTAATCTACCATGCTACAAATATTTGTGGTTCGCGGCAAAAAGAATTTTCTTCTATACCTACCTGCATAACAAAAGGGGAACAAGTTCATCAAAACTCTTGAGAATGAGGTGCCTCATATGTTAAGGATTTGTAGTTACGTGTGCTAAATATAAATAACACCAATTAATAAAACAAAAGTAAGTTATTTCTGTTGCCAAACAAAACAAATTATTAGGTTGCTGTAAGCCGGTGGGATCACTTTAGGTTACGTTCGGCCCATGGATAACGGATGTTCAGGTAATACTTGTTACAGCCCTGAACTCTTTTCCTATACTGGCTGCCGTGACAGATGCCAACCACGATAGCTACATGTTGACGATGTAAGCAAAGCTGTAAAACACTGATTGCAATGGCTAAACTCTAGATGCAGCAAATTGGTTGTTTTGTCTGACAAACAATCGAAGTGGTGTGCCAACATAAATGAACAGTTCCACACTATCGTATTCAAGGTTCAGAACTTTGCGACAGCATGATTTACAAAGTAAAACAGTAACTTATCTCGAGATGAAAAACAAAAGTATGAGACTCACCTCAAATATAGTGTTAGATTGGCAACAATGGTTTTCTATCATCGCTAATGTGGCTTGCCTGAGATAATGAAAAGCATAGGAAATAAGTCAATATAACAGAAGAATGTTATCCCAGATTTTATTTACTCAAACGATGTAGCACTTACATCATCAGCAGCACCAGCAGTCATATTTACAAAAGAAGAATCGGATGACCTGCCAAGAAGATTTTATTTTATCAGATTAGATGTTCGGAAATATTTCTAAACAACACAAATGCATGCCATCACCAGTTAATATGCTCATCAATATAACAGAGAGAATCAATAAAACAGTTTATTAATGTATGAATATAGCACCATGTCGAAGAAACTAGACAAGAACTTCAACTGCAACTCCCAGATATTAGAAATTTGAAGGTTGCTAGTTGACGCTTTCATTTCATATTAACATTAATATAGAATAGAAAAACAAGGCAAGAGAAATATTCACCTATGTTTCTGTGCATCTCCCAACTCTAAAGTTCCAGCTGGTTTGTCATCTTTGACTTTGGCTAATGGCGAGAAAAACTGAACAGAAATAGCTCTTATATAAGTTCAGTTGAGAGTCAGGACCAACTTGGCACAACAAGCTAAAGAATAAGAAACAACAATCACCTGGTGCATTGAGATAAACACTATTGAGATGCCTAATAGAAAGTTAATAGTCAGGGTATGTCCCAAAAATGCAGCAGATGCTAGACCAGTAAAAATTGTGGCCACTGTTGATGAGTACTTCTTCAAAATTGTGTCTGCAGTATGATCTCAGTTAATCAGATGGAAATATGAGATTATGAAAGCAGATTTCAGAACGAAGGGCCAAGGACAGGTAAAAATaatatggtactccctccgtcccaaaataagtgtctcaaacttagtacaactttgtactaaagttagtataaagttgagacacttattttgggatggagggagtataagagAATGAAATAGCGATCATCCTTTACCTGCATATTTAAAGAAGAAtgaagagagaattccttgcgcagCATTGTTACAAATGAGGAAAAAAGTGGCCCTTGAATGCCCTCGAAGGATATCAAAACTCTCTGGCCCTGCAACACATGGGCCAAGTTTAAATTATACATAGCTAATGCTGCAATAGCCAATAGTCACAAGAAGACACAAGACGCCATGGGGCATTCATGAAATGACTCCTTGGTGTCCAAATATGTAGTAAGTTAACAACAATGTGCAATAGCACATGGCTTAAGTTCCAGACTTTCTAAATTAGGATATTTCTGCAAGATCCTAATGATGCTCAAACCACATAGACCATAGTTCACAGCACAACATTTTGATCAACATATCAATCACTAAACAGCCATTCTATTTGCCTGCTTTGTAACCTCGCAGGTAAAACAGAAACCCCAGCTTGTGTACCACACCTATGTAGTTTGTAAAACCTAAAAATTACTCAGCAAGTGTTGTATGGAATCCTATTCTCCTAGCCGCACACATATAGACCTTCATAGTACAACAGTCTCAATGAATAACACCCTTATTTGTTGCCAATGAAAGCAAGTTTTCACTTTTCACATAAGATGGTTACCTTGAAATATGACGGTTCCTAGGATACCAAGGAGATTGAAAATTGCACCATAACCATACAGAAACACATTCTGCATATTATGTTAAACAGTTAGGATGAATGGAAGGAATAAAAAACAGAGGAAAGTGGGAATTGGGCAAGTGCATATTATGTTAAACAGTTGAATGCAAGTGGACCAAACTGGTAAGCATAAAAATGACATGATAAGGATGTTCGCTTATTGTTTTTAGGCAGAGAACATAGTACGGCATTATGCACATGGACTATTACTATTTGAAAGAGCTGGAAGACAATCCTtagtcggaattacctgaagatagATGTTTGTGTCGAACTGACTTTTTAATGCATACTCGTTGTAGACAGAGGCAAACGATGGGACAGTAACCTACAATTtcacatacatatatatacatgCATGAACTCTGGATCCAATAATGGTTTAGTCATCTGAAGCAACACAAAAAAGATAAATATAAAGATCAAACAGTTCAGTAGAAACTTACAAATATTAGTGTGTATATGTATGCAATTGCGGTGACTGGAAGACCAAAAGTTTTGGTGCCCTCAGGCATTGAGCGTAGTTGATTCACGCTGATTCCAATAAGCAGCAGGGCAAGGGCTTCCCACTAATATTTATCAGAAAAAAATGGGGTTATTTATCAATATTGCTGAAAGCATTTGAATTACAGCGTTTGCAGAACACATACTTGTGTGCATTAGTTCTTCCTATATTTGATTAATTTGAAGTTGCAGTATTAACCCTGGTTCATTTTTAGCCAATTCAGGATTGCGGCTGAAAATGGCAACCATCACTGGTAGCAACTGATTTATATTAGTACTACAGAGGTCATGAGAAATATAGGAAACAAAGGGGGAGAACAGAACTTTGACAAAAGAAGTTCAACTTGCCTAATGACTTGAAAATTTCAAACAGATTATTAAATGGAAATAAATCAAATGTATTCATCCTAAGCCATTAATGCCTTTTCTATTTAAGAAACACCTAAAGAAGAGAAATTATCAGGTGAACACAACAGCATGAATCGGTATACAACTGTAGTTTAGTAAAGATATATAGATAGTTGCAATGCCAGCCTCACCTGAATTATAGAGAATTTCCTTCGCATTATAAACTTTAGGAGTACAGCTATGACGAGTACCTGGAATGTGTAGAAACGAGTATGATATTAACAGTTTTGCATTTTCCAAACAGATGTAAGCACGTATTCACAGACACTGCATGGCTAAGCTCGAGAACATGGTAATACATGAAAAATGAGTACCTTCAGGTTGCTTAGCATCTTCACAGTCGAGGGGTTGAAGTATAACTGCATCCGAAGTATAATAAGATACTTTACATGACAGAAGAATCActtccggcctctgcatctaggatGCACCCAGCCATTTAAAAAAATATAATAGTTGTAACTAAAACCAATGTCATATGGAATACCAAAAGGTACAGCAGAAAATATTGCATGGTGTGCATTGATTTAATATATAATAATATAAATGCAGCAAAGGCTCCATGTCCAAACTcaagaaaaaattcaaaaaaatgggtaGATGAGAAAATTAGGATTTGTTCATCATCTGTACTCCTACTATGATGGCTTTGATTTCTGCCTTTAGCGTAATCCTTTGTCTGACAAGGAAAGAAAAATAGAAGGCAGAACTAAAAGAACTATCAGAAAATCCTCGAAGGACAAGAGTACAAGTTGGTACTAAGAAAATCCTGCTGTTTGGTTGATACAAGTTACTAACAGAACTGATATGAATCCAGCTGGCTGAATATTAAATTTGAAGTGAATTTTTGAATTCATTAAttaaaatgtatggtttgatccttCCAAATGAAGGTGATAATGAATTTCCTTCTCGAGACGTGACAGACTTAATTACACTGTAACATAATTATCAAAGATGCATCGTCTCGTACATGTAAATTGATAAACTACATCAAAATAACTGTAGGTTTTGTAAATATCAGGAGTGCCAAAATATTTACTGGAGAAAATACGAGTACATTGCACAGAAGAATGGAAGTTCAGCCAGTTCAATGAACATTTACCTGCATGATAAACTTTAAGTAGTTGTTGATGGCATATAGTAGAGCGGGAATAGCTAAGAGTACATTGTTACGGGCTGCCTATACAAGAAAGGAATTGACAGGTGAAACAGTTAGTTACCATACTAGGTACGGAGCTATAATAAATAAATAAGATACATGAAAACTGAAAGCAAGTCGGTTGGGCATAAAAACAACAAAAGAGATGAGCACCAATTGTTCCCAGGAATTGAAAACAAATAGAAACATTCTACATGCGGTTTAACATTAGAAGCAGAAGTAACATCAATTATTTTGTGCATGTTGAGCACAGTAACAAAAGAGTACAAGGCATTCTATGTTCTAAAAGATAAATCACCTGTACAAAGGTCGAAACTGACAGAAGTGACTTCTCCCCAACCTTCTGTTTTCTAGACTGTCAAATAGAAAAGCAACAACATTAGGGGGGTAACACCTTCAACGCAATAGAACACACACATGCATAAATTCATTACTGCCGGtctaataaaaaataaaattgtagTTTCTACAACACTTTGATTACCATTGCCAGTATTGACAACGATGCACTAAAAAGTTGATAGTTCATAGCAGGATAGTATACAGATACAGATACAAGGACTGAAACACAAATAACAAGTAAGGAAAGGATATAGGCCGACAAGAACTAACCtcaattattagcattatcatagcAAAGAAAACTTTTGTAACTTCCGTCAAAAAGTTAACACTGATGGG
This window harbors:
- the LOC119355562 gene encoding PTI1-like tyrosine-protein kinase 3, with the translated sequence MRWWESVKSLFADGGNLGCLSCVGRKAPEDLHSYPVEPAKRKRSRGAAPAAEEEPGAIEVPAVALREVNELTGSFDREKLIGEGSYAKVYKVTLRSARLAVVKKLEKASKHASNDVFRRQLAVASRLRHESFVRLLGFTISGDLRVLVYGFATMGTLHDALHGPREGVGAREEVEERPVLSWAHRVQIALDAARGLEYLHEKASPPVVHKDVRSTNVLLFDGMRAKIADYNMFSQAADMARLNRSTHTLGSFGYQAPEYAMSGQMTDKSDVYSFGIVLLELLTGRKPLDRTLPQGQRSLVNWASPLLTEDRAQECIDPRLGDKYPATGALKLGRIAVQCLQYDPTYRPSMGTIARVINYAVVRDQQGVV
- the LOC119355561 gene encoding CMP-sialic acid transporter 4; this translates as MQRNGVMECSVCHSKVVAGTPRSISRAYDKHKSKISSKQRVLTFLLVSGDCVLVGLQPILVFMCKVDGKFQFSPISVNFLTEVTKVFFAMIMLIIESRKQKVGEKSLLSVSTFVQAARNNVLLAIPALLYAINNYLKFIMQLYFNPSTVKMLSNLKVLVIAVLLKFIMRRKFSIIQWEALALLLIGISVNQLRSMPEGTKTFGLPVTAIAYIYTLIFVTVPSFASVYNEYALKSQFDTNIYLQNVFLYGYGAIFNLLGILGTVIFQGPESFDILRGHSRATFFLICNNAAQGILSSFFFKYADTILKKYSSTVATIFTGLASAAFLGHTLTINFLLGISIVFISMHQFFSPLAKVKDDKPAGTLELGDAQKHRSSDSSFVNMTAGAADDASHISDDRKPLLPI